Proteins found in one Physeter macrocephalus isolate SW-GA chromosome 17, ASM283717v5, whole genome shotgun sequence genomic segment:
- the CDH3 gene encoding cadherin-3 isoform X3 yields MVLNITDKDLSPHTSPFRARLTHDSDIYWTAEVNEKGDTVALSLKKFLKQDTYDVHLSLSDHGNKEELTVIRATVCDCHGHVETCPERWKGSFLLPILGAVLALLFLLLVLLFLVRKKRKIKEPLLLPEDDTRDNVFYYGEEGGGEEDQDYDITQLHRGLEARPELVLRNDVAPTFIPTPAYRPRPANPDEIGNFIIENLKAANTDPTAPPYDSLLVFDYEGSGSDAASLSSLTSSASDQDQDYDYLNEWGSRFKKLADMYGGGQDD; encoded by the exons ATG GTGCTGAACATCACAGACAAGGACCTGTCCCCCCACACCTCCCCTTTCCGGGCCCGGCTCACACACGACTCGGACATCTACTGGACAGCAGAGGTCAATGAGAAAG GAGACACAGTGGCCTTGTCCCTGAAGAAGTTCCTGAAGCAAGACACATACGACGTGCACCTTTCTCTGTCCGACCACGGCAACAAGGAAGAGCTGACGGTGATCAGGGCCACTGTGTGCGACTGCCACGGCCACGTGGAGACCTGCCCCGAGCGCTGGAAGGGGAgtttcctcctccccatcctgggtgctgtcctggctctgctgt TCCTCCTGCTGGTACTCCTGTTTTTGGTGAGAAAGAAACGGAAGATCAAGGAGCCCCTTCTGCTCCCAGAAGACGACACCCGTGACAACGTCTTCTACTACGGCGAAGAGGGGGGTGGCGAGGAGGACCAG GACTATGACATCACCCAACTCCACCGGGGCCTGGAGGCCCGGCCTGAGCTGGTTCTCCGCAACGATGTGGCGCCAACCTTCATCCCCACACCCGCATACCGTCCACGGCCAGCCAACCCAGATGAAATCGGCAACTTCATCATCGAG AACCTGAAGGCGGCCAACACGGACCCCACGGCCCCACCCTACGACTCCCTGTTGGTGTTCGACTATGAGGGCAGTGGCTCCGATGCCGCCTCCCTGAGCTCGCTCACCTCCTCAGCTTCCGACCAGGACCAAGACTACGACTATCTGAATGAATGGGGCAGCCGCTTCAAGAAGCTGGCAGACATGTATGGCGGGGGCCAGGACGACTAG